The following DNA comes from Lathamus discolor isolate bLatDis1 unplaced genomic scaffold, bLatDis1.hap1 Scaffold_1018, whole genome shotgun sequence.
CACAGCCAGGACCAGGAGGGTCCCCAGCACCGCGGCCACCCCAAGCACCCGCATGGTCCTAGCGTCCCCCCGCTCTGGGCACCGCCGGGCTCAGCAGCGGGGCCGGGGGTTATGAAGGGGCTCTCGTTTGCATAAATCCCACCCAAAAAGgtggggagaaagggggggggggggggcacccgagggagctccccccccccccccccttgtgTTACGTGGGGGACACGTGCGAGCACGCGTGGTCAGCCCCGGTCACACGCTCCGGCTGTGCCCTGGGGCGGTTTGGGGGGGGCCGTGGGGTGCTTTAGGGACACTGAGGCACCCCAgccaatgggggggggggggggatatagGGGGTGCTGCCCCCCATACCCAGCCCCCTCATGATGGTCCCATGCCCATGGATCTGCCTTGGACGCACAATGGGGACCCCCCGTGCACCCACAGTCCCCATTATTCCCACTTTGGGGGGGCTCAGACCCCGGTggctccccccccccgctttaTGTGGGACCCTTAAAGCCCCCAACTCCCCCCCCATAGCGATGCCGGACCTCCGCCATGACCCATCCGGTACCCGTTgccccccccctttctcccatTGGTGGGGCCCACCCAGAGCCCGTTCCCGTCCCAAGCCCAACGCCGCTCTATGGAACCTCAATTGCCCCTTTAACAATTCTCCCGCGCCGCCCTGACGTCACGGAGAGCCTGGCCAATCGGAGCGCTGCCGGCGGAAGGCGGGAAGCGTGCGCGCTGGGCGGGGCCGGCAGCAGGACCCGCCGAAACGTTccgtggcggggggggggggaagcggcGGCTGCGATCGCTCCGGAGGGAcccccgggacccccccccccgcgaGAGGACCCCGTAGGTCCCATAggaccccatagggaccccatagggaccccatagggaccccatagggagcccatagggaccccatagggAGCCAGAGGTGCCCCCCCCATGGAGAACTTCCAGAAGGTGGAGAAGATCGGGGAGGGCACGTACGGGGTCGTGTACAAGGCCCGGAACAAGGTGACGGGGGAGGTGGTGGCGCTCAAGAAGATCCGGTTGGATACGTGAgtgggggccggggggggctggggggggctgtgggggtgggggggtcggggagggggggggggagggtttgggatggggggggggggtctgtggggatggggggggttttggggatgggggggtctatggggatGGAGGAGTGTATGAGGGTGGGGGGATctatggggatgggggggtcgGGGGGTCTGTGGGgatggggggtctatggggatGCGGTGCTATGGGgatggggggtctatggggatGGGAgtgctgtggggatggggggctatggggataggggggtctatggggatgggtgctatggggatggggtgctatggggatgggggggtctatggggatggggggtctatggggatGGGAgtgctgtggggatgggggggctatggggatAGGGGGGTCTATGGGGATGGGGTTCAGCCCCTTTGTGCTCCCCCATCCCAGAGAGACCGAGGGGGTCCCCAGCACCGCGATCCGGGAGATCTCACTGCTCAAGGAGCTCAATCACCCCAACATCGTCAAGTGAGCGGCGGGGGGCACCCCataagggatggggggggggggatgtgggggtgGCTTGGGTGTGGTTGGAAGCAGTGGGGAGGGCACAGGGGTGTGGGGAGATGAGGGGGGGGCGAGCGTGAGTTTGAGGGGGGGCATCCATGGGGATGAGGGGGAGACACCCATGAGGGTGGGAGAGCATCCATGGGGCGGAGGGGACACCTATGGGTGTGGGCCCCCCCCATGGCCATGGGGCACCCCACGCCTGCGCCGTTCGCCCCCGCTCCAGGCTGCTGGACGTGATCCACACGGAGAACAAGCTCTACCTGGTCTTCGAGTTCCCTGCACCAGGACCTCAAGAAGTTCATGGACTCCTCATCCCTCAGCGGCATCGCGCTGCCCCTCATCAAGGTGTGGGGGGGGACGGACGGACCACGAtgtggggcaggggttgggggggggggtcaccccCCCATCCCTATTGACCCCCCCACACGCTGTCCCCATAGAGTTACctgttccagctgctgcagggcctgGCCTTCTGCCACGCTCACCGCGTGCTGCACCGCGACCTCAAGCCCCAGAACCTGCTCATCAACACCGACGGTGCCATCAAATTGGCCGACTTCGGCCTGGCCCGCGCCTTCGGGGTGCCCGTGCGCACCTACACCCATGAGGTAGGcgctgggggcgggggggggcagaCGGGGCCCCACCATGGGCGCCCCAGCGGGGACCCGGTGCCCATCATGTGTCCCCTTGCGGCAGGTTGTGACCCTCTGGTACCGCGCGCCCGAGATCCTCCTGGGGTGCAAGTACTACTCGACAGCGGTGGACATCTGGAGCCTGGGCTGCATCTTTGCGGAGATGGTGGGTGATGGAtgggaccccccccccagccccaccgcTGGGTGCCCCTAGCATCCGTGGGGTGGGTTCTGCCCATCCCATTGCAGTGGCACTGCACGGTGTGGGGTTGGGATCAGAGGGGCTTTGGGGGTGATTTTGGGGTCCCAGGGGTGCCTCCAGGATCTATGGGGTGGGTTCTGCCCATCCCATTGCAGTGGCACTGCACGGTGTGGGGTTGGGATCAGAGGGGCTTTGGGGGTGATTTTGGGGTCCCAGGGGTGCCTCCAGGATCTATGGGGTGGGTTCTGCCCATCCCATTGCAGTGGTACTGCACAGTGTGGGGCTGGGATCAGAGGGGCTTTGGGGTGATATTGGGGTCCCAGGGGGTGCCCCCAAGATCTATGGGGTGGGTTCTGCCCATCCCACCCCATTTACACCAGTGGTTCCTTGATGGGTCTGGCCTTAAAGGGCTTTGTGGGTGACAGTGGGGTCCCAGGGGTGCGTCTATGGGATGGGttcttcccatcccatcccttcgACACCAGTGCCTCCCTGATGGAGCTGGGATCAAAGGGGCTTTGTGGGTGACATTGGGGTCCAAGGGGTGCACCCGGGATCTATGGGGTGAGTTCTCCCCCATCGCATCCCTGAACGGAGCTGGGATCAAAGGCACTGCACGGCTGTCATGTGAGCCGCTCCCCGGGGGGGTACCCATCACGCGTCCAACCGCATCCCCCATTGACCCCTGCACCACGATCCCAGcacggggccggggggggggggggggtcacgaGGCGCCGGTGCGAGCGCTCACGCGGGTGATCCCATTGGATCCCATGGGACGGGGCTGATCCCATTGGATCCCATGGGACGGGGCTGATCCCGTCGGATCCCGCTGCCGTTGGGCGCAGATCACCCCGCCGCGCGCTCTTCCCGGGGGACTCGGAGATCGATCAGCTCTTCCGCATCTTCCGCACGCTGGGCACGCCGGACGAGGCCGCCTGGCCCGGGGTCACGGCCATGCCCGATTACAAACCCACCTTCCCCAAGTGGGCCCGCAGGACTTCACCAAGGTGGTGCCACCCTCGAAGAGGAGGGGCGCAAGCTTTTAGCGGTGAGTTatgggggggggtccccattgaatgggggggggggggggatataaCGGGGACCCCCCTTTAATCcccccctttctcttttcccccccAGCAAATGCTGCACTACGACCCCAACAAGCGGATCTCGGCCAAGGCGGCGCTGGGACACCCCTTCTTCCGCGATGTCACCCGCACTGTCCCCCACCTGCGCCTCTGAGTGGTGCGCGCCGGGTGGGACCATGGGgtgaatggggggggggggggggggtacggGGCTGCCCTCCCCATAGGAGCCTCCATGGCGCATCATTGGGATGCAGCCAGAACCTCTCCCCACTCTGGGGGTCTTAATGTGGGGAGAGCCCCCCCCTCAACCTGGACTTGTGGCACTTACAaaggccgggggggggggggcctgcAACCAGCGCTGGGTGCGGGGGGAGCATCTTCATCCCAATCCTCCTCACCTTGGGGCTGGGGTTGTGTtcgtgtgtcccccccccattGCCCTGTTCGGGGTCCTGGTGCCCCCCCACttctccccccttttctttgtGACTTTGTAACTTTGCAGTTTTGTAGCTAACCTCGGACTCTGTgtgtggtggggggggggcacccataggACCCCCCCGGACCCCTCTGTCAgtgcccccatccccaccatgggctgtttccccccctccccatagCGCTATGGGTGCGCCCGCGTCTCTACATGGGTCCAAACCCCCCCCCATGGGGCGGTGCGTGgcagcgcccggccccgcccACCAAGGTGAGGCAACGCCCCCGCCACACCCATCAATTGGCCACTCCCACTCGCGCTGTGCCACGCTCCTATAGGCTGAGAGCCGCCCCGCCCTTTAATGGAGTGGGTGGGGCCAGAGGACAGAGCCCGCCCTGCCTCTGTCAATCATGGGGAGCGGCTCTTTTGATTGGTTGCGAGCCCGCATCGTCATCGCGCCGCTGGCGTCGGGTTGGCTACGCTGGGCTCCGGCTTCCTGCGTCCCCATTGGCCCTTGCCGCGGCTGCGCTCCGCCCCCTGAGGTCACCTTATTTGTTGCTGGGTGCCGCCCACCTGCGCGGCGGCGCCCTCCTCCCATTGGCTCCCCGCTCCGACGCTcactccctgctcccctccttcaccgccatccctccctcccattGGCCAACCGCTCTCCTCGCTCCCATTGGCCATCCCTCTGCCCATCCGCCTGTCTCCCTCTCCCATTGGCTTCCCTCCGCGGAGCTGCGCGCTGACGCTCTCTTCCTGCTCTCCATTGGTCTCTTTACGCGGGGCGGTGCGATGACGCGctcccctttccttcccattgGTGCAGCCGAGCGGTAGGGGCGTGTCCTCCACCCCGCTGCGCGCACCTGATTGGCTGAGCCGCGCCTTCATCCCGCCCGCGGCAGGAGGGGGTTGGCTGAGCCGCTGTTTGTGCGCTCCGGGGCCGCGACGggagggccgggccgggcgctgAGGTAccggggggggcaccgggaCCGGGGGCACCGGCACCGGGGATGGGGGGGGCGGGACCCGGGAGCTCCGGTGCCCCGGGCCGGGGGGGCCGCGGGACCGGGACCCGTTCGCACCCCCCCAGCCCGCAGCGGGGAGGATCCATTCCggggcaccggggggggggtgtccggAACCGGGTCCCTTCATTGAACCCAACGGTGAGGAGTTCGTGGCTCCGGTTTGCTCCGGGGACTCCCCCGGTACCGGACGTAGGAGCGGTGATAGCGGCACCGGGGAAGCGGTGACGCCGTGACCCGGTGCCGCCGGGATCCCGTTGGGAAAGGATGGGCTGATCCATGCGGGCCATCCCGGGAATGCTGCTGATCCCGGGGGCTGAGGGGCCCCGGAGCTCAGGTTGGGGCGATTGGAGCTTCCTTAATCCCGGTGGGATCCGTGGGCATGGAGCCATCGGGATGCgtggaggggaggaggcagctcccacCTCGCCAGTGAGGGTCCGGATCCGTGTGGTTCCAGAGGGCTGGAAAAGGCGATGTGGGGCTGTGCCAGTGGCAATTCCCATCCCAAGCCTGGCAGATCTTCCCTTAGGAATAGCCTGGGATCCATTGTGGCAGGATGGGATCTGGTGTTGGAAAGCCGCATGGAGCAAGCGGTGGAGGTGGGATGATGTGGATGGGGCTGCTCCCAGAATCATCCCGGGACGGAAGGAAGGATCCAGCCCCTTCCCTGAAGGAAGTGGGATCAGCCTTGGAGCGGTGGATCCATTCCCAGAGCGGATTCCGGAGCTGGCCCCTTGATGGCAGCGGGACGGGGCGGCCGCTCCTGGTGCGGTGCCGGCTGGATTCCTCCATGTGCTGTGAGGGCGATGGAGCCGGATGCTCCTGGTGCTGTTCCCTGTATCCCGGAGCCCTTAAAACACTGGGAAAGCCTCAGCCCCGGAGGGACACTTGGCTCGGGGTGATCCCGAACTTCATCCGTGTGTATTCCCGGTGCTTTATGCATCAGACGGCAGGATTCCAGCCGTCCCTGccggagcaggggcagcagcattccctgtgctgtgcctgaGGGGGATCCCGCTGCTCCCGGTGGATCCAGGGATGCTCCATGCTGTGCGTGCCGGGGTCAGGGAGGGTTTCCTGCCGGGTTAGAGCAGCCCCTTGAGGCGGATGGGGAAGGGGAACCGGCATCCACCAACTTCCCGCTTGGTTCTGGCCTTATCCAGTGCTcccaagctctgctcccactggAATGTTATGAGCGAGATCATTCCCAGTGGAAGCCCCCCCcatctgcttcctcctccttccctcggGAAGCTGCAGCATTCCCGGTGCCCGAGCACAAACAAGGGgtagctcccccccccccccccccgccccattccAGCGCTGAGGAATGCCGGGGCAGAGCCGGGAGCTGTTCCCATCCCTTTCCTCCTGGCTCCCGGTCCTCCAGCGGCGTGCCCGGCAGCGCCGCAGCGCTGCTGACTCACTCCCAGCCTCCTCGCTGCGAGGATCCCGGCTTCCTGCCTCCTGGATTCGCTCCGCTCGACCCCTTTGGAAATGGAGgagccggggaggggggggggaagctggGGGAGAGATCCCGGATCCCGACGGCTCTTCCCTCCTTGCAGGAGGAGCGAGCGGACCCTTCCCGCACGGACACCCCGCGGCATTCCCAGCTAAGCGGGGGCCATGAGCAGCCGAGGCGCCGCCAGGCCGAACGGGCAGTCCCAGGCTGGGAAGATCTGTCAGTTCAaactggtgctgctgggggagTCGGCCGTGGGCAAATCCAGCCTGGTGCTGCGCTTCGTCAAGGGCCAGTTCCACGAGTACCAGGAGAGCACCATCGGAGGTGAGTCGGGATCCTGGTCCCAGCTCCCATTCCATAGGAGCCTGAGCCCTTGCGCCCAGCTCTGGTGGGGtttgggatgcaggggatgctCTGGTTGGGTTTCGGATGCAGGGGATGCTCTGGTTGGGTTTGGGATGCAGGAGATGCTCTGGTTGGGTTTGGGATGCAGGGGAGCTGTGGTTGGGTTTGGGATGTAGGGGATGCTCTGGTTGGGTTTGGGATGCAGGGGAGCTGTGGCTGGATTTGGGATGCAGGGGAGCTGTGGTTGGGTTTGGGATGCAGGGGAGCTGTGGCTGGGTTTGGGATGCAGGGGAGCTGTGGCTGGGTTTGTGATGCTCTGGTGGGGTTTGGAGTGcattgggatgctggggatgcccTGGTTGGGtttgggatgcaggggatgctCTGGTGGGGTTTGGGATGCAGGGGAGCTCTGGTGGGGTTTGGGATGCAGGGAGAGCTGTGGTTGCGTTTGGGATGCACTGGATAACGGCACTAACGCCCTTACCCGTCCGGACAGCGGCATTCCTCACACAATCCGTCTGCCTGGATGACACAACGGTCAAGTTCGAGATTTGGGATACAGCCGGGCAGGAGCGGTACCACAGCCTGGCCCCCATGTACTACGGGGGGCCCAGGCCGCCATCGTGGTCTATGATATCACCAACCAGGTAGGCACCCCCATCCGggagcttggggggggggggacgctGGGGGCTGTTTCCTCAATGGGGGTCCCTCTGAGCCCCCCACTTTGCGGTGCAGCCCTGGGATGAGCCCCGGGTCCCATCTCTGCTCCTAGGAAACCTTTGCGCGGGCCAAGACATGGGTGAAGGAGCTGCAGCGCCAGGCGAGCCCAGCATCGTCATCGCCCTGGCCGGCAACAAAGCCGACCTGGCCAGCAAGCGCATGGTGGAGTACGAGGTGAGGGGGGTGCTGGGTGCCACCACCCGTCCCCGTCCccgctgggtgctgctggagcctCACCCGGGCCGTGGGTGCGTTGCAGGAGGCTCAGGCGTACGCAGATGACAACAGCCTCTTGTTCATGGAGGACGTCGGCCAAGACGGCGATGAACGTCAATGACCTCTTCCTGGCCATCGGTGAGCGGTGGGGAGCCGTAAGGAtgcagggatgtggggaggatgggatgggaaggtGGGGATGATGCTGAGCCGGGCTGGTCCAGGGCTCCAGGGGGACCTTAAAGCAGGAAACCGGGAAAGGGGCTTTGGATGAAGGATGGaggggcaggagaaggggaatggctttaacctgccagagggagGATGGAAATGGGGTCTTtggaggaagctcttccctgtgagggtggtgggacatgGAATGGGTTGAATGGGGAAGGTTTGGATTCCCCATccctgttcaaggccaggttggatggagcttggagcaagctgctccagtggaaggtggccctggccatggcaggggttggaactggatgagctttgaggtcccttcaaacccaacccattccatgactTCCagcccaacccattccatgacttccaacccaatccattCCATGttttctgacccaaaccattccatgccttccaagccaaaccattcccATGTTTTCcgacccaacccattccatgatttgaaacccaacccattccatgattttgaacccaacccattccatgatttctagcccaaaccattccatgatttccAACCCAATCCATTCCCATGttttccaaaccattccatgacttccaatccaaaccatgcCCATGTTTTCCGACCCAACCAATTCCATGTTTTCCAATCCATTCCGTGatttccaccccaaaccattctatgatttctacccaacccattccatgttTTTTgactcaaaccattccatgttTTCcgacccaacccattccatgttTTCTGACCCAACCCATTCCCATGTTTTCCGACCC
Coding sequences within:
- the CDK2 gene encoding LOW QUALITY PROTEIN: cyclin-dependent kinase 2 (The sequence of the model RefSeq protein was modified relative to this genomic sequence to represent the inferred CDS: inserted 2 bases in 2 codons; deleted 1 base in 1 codon); amino-acid sequence: MENFQKVEKIGEGTYGVVYKARNKVTGEVVALKKIRLDTETEGVPSTAIREISLLKELNHPNIVKLLDVIHTENKLYLVFEFLHQDLKKFMDSSSLSGIALPLIKSYLFQLLQGLAFCHAHRVLHRDLKPQNLLINTDGAIKLADFGLARAFGVPVRTYTHEVVTLWYRAPEILLGCKYYSTAVDIWSLGCIFAEMVARRALFPGDSEIDQLFRIFRTLGTPDEAAWPGVTAMPDYKPTFPKWAXQDFTKVVPPXEEEGRKLLAQMLHYDPNKRISAKAALGHPFFRDVTRTVPHLRL
- the RAB5B gene encoding LOW QUALITY PROTEIN: ras-related protein Rab-5B (The sequence of the model RefSeq protein was modified relative to this genomic sequence to represent the inferred CDS: inserted 2 bases in 2 codons; deleted 1 base in 1 codon): MSSRGAARPNGQSQAGKICQFKLVLLGESAVGKSSLVLRFVKGQFHEYQESTIGAAFLTQSVCLDDTTVKFEIWDTAGQERYHSLAPMYYXGAQAAIVVYDITNQETFARAKTWVKELQRQAXPSIVIALAGNKADLASKRMVEYEEAQAYADDNSLLFMETSAKTAMNVNDLFLAIAKKLPKSDPQSTSGAGGRGRGVDLHEQSQQHRSQCCSN